TGTCTGGCTTCCACGTCGTCACGCACAAAGACTGCGCTTCGGCACAGCTCCATGTGATTGCGAGACCGCTCAGCGGCACCATGCGCCGTCTCAATCTGGCCCTTCTGGCTACGTCCCGGCTCTGTGGAGCTCGAACCCCTGGCTTCAACGTCCACAGCGACCTTCTTGCATATCCTCAGGTGACTCCCGGCCCGCCCACGATACTGAGTTGGGAGCATCGGCGCTAACCCTCGCGCGCAGTACGAAGTCGTGTTTGCGGACGGTACCATATCCGACAAAGAAGCACAGTCTCTTCTGGATAGGGACTCGCACCAAAATCCGACCTACTCGGCAGACTTCTCGCAGCCGACCGCTGCCGACAGTCGCGATGGCAATGTCGCCGATGCGCCTGAGGATGCGCCCGCGTACTCGTACGAGGTCATGAACATGACGCCTCATCGCTACCTTTGCTCTATACCTGTGATTCAGCCCCCGGGTCCAGAGAACCAGACGGCCAATGAactggccaaggccgaggaggcgcgcgagctgcgtcgggcagcggcgcacGGCTGGGAGCTTCTGGGAGAGCTTGAAGAGTCGTGCCTGTACTTCATGTCCGGTTGGTGGAGCTATAGCTTCTGCAACAACCGCGAGATTGTGCAGTTccacgccatggcggcggtgcccaACGGTCAGCCCCCGCGACGCGACCCTCACACCCAAGAgttcgtcctcggccgggtGCCCACCATCCCCGCCACCTCGGAGCGACAAGGGCGACAAAAGCCAGCGCAGGGCCCTCCTGTACCGGCAGAGCTCCAGGTCAAAGGCGACCAGCGTTATCTCGTCCAAAAGCTTGAGAAGGGGACAGTCTGCGATCTCACCGGGAGGGAACGGACGATCGAGGTCCAGTACCATTGCGTTCCAGGTATGAAGAGTGACAGGATAGGATGGATCAAGGAGGTGACCATCTGTGCCTACGTCATGGTGGTTAACACCCCCCGGCTCTGCCAGGATGTGGCCTTTCTGCCGCCAGAGGAGACCAAGGCGAACCCCATCAGCTGCCAGCTGATTGCCGACATGGACGCACCTACTCAACCTCTCATTGATGAGAGCAACCCAGCGGAGACAGATGGCACCGAGACCACCCAGAAAGAAGGGGCCAAGGTCAAGACCGGGCCGACACAGGGGTCCGAGGTCACAatcggcggcgttgtcgtgGGCGGAAGAAAAGTCTTGtccagcgccgacgaggccggcaagcCGCCCGTGAAgctcacgccgccgcggaatTTTCTGTCTGGCCAGGCAAGCAAGGACCGCATCATAGAGATCGTCGTGCACGCGGCGAGCAAGGCGGACGGCGGAAAAATCACTACGCTCGATGCAGCAGAACTGAAGAAGCTCGACCTCAAGCCTGATGTAGTCAAGGAGATGACGAAGCAAATGCAGGACATTGCCGGCGACTCTGGTTGGAAGCTTGAGATTgtggagctcgacggcgaggatctTCGAGAATTGAGGGGCTacattgacgacgacgagggctcTGAAacgggcaagaagaaggccaatGCCGAAAAGGATGGCATTAAGCAAGGCGGCAGCAAGAAGAAAGCCGCCAAGGATGACGTGCCTGACGCGGGTGAAGACAAGGATGAGGGTAGTGAGGAGAGATTTTTTAAGGAGGAGCTTTAGACGGCGCTTGAGTGCTCGGTGTCTGTATGATACATGACCATGGGTATAAACTGCATTGCTCGAGTCTTCATTCCCCCCGTTCTCGGGCATAGCATCCTCTGATAATGCGACACGGCCCGAAGGGTTGGTAGATGCTCCGGTCGGGTCGTGACGCCTTCCCTCGCCGGCACAGGGGCGTTAGGAACCTTGAGGCGAGCCAAAGGCCTCGAGGTTGAATTCATGTTGCTCGGGTATGATAAGAGGGTAATCCGTACGTAATCCTCATGCACCTCTGTGCAGCTTGGGTGCAGAGTATTCGCGGGGGCATTGGCCGTCAGACAAGCACGGTGGTAGTGTATCTGCGGTTGTAGGAGAATTCACTGGTTCAATGTCTGTTGCCCTGTTTTCCATATGCTCTTGCCGATAATGCCAAGTTTCAAATGCATACTAATGACTGACACGTGGTGCTATATCACAGAGTTATCAAGGCCCCGCCACAACACTCTCCGTGGGGCTGGCCAAAGCTAAGGCGTCTTAATCGACGGCGTCACCGCTTCTTGTCCATGAGTTTATAAGTAGAAGACACCGTCGTAGTATTACGCGATCCCAAGTGCTGTGATAtatgcaggcaggcaagcggCGCGAGTAAAGCATGCAACGGGCAGACGGGTCGATCTGCCGAGCAGTCGAGGTCCCGTTGAGATAAGGCCACACACAGCACTCCACAGCCAGGCGGGGACGAGTGGAGGCTTGTTCCAGACACAATGGCATGCTCAATGAACTGTGGGAAGTGTAACCGTTTCACAGCCCCGTCAACGGTGCGTGATGGACTTGGTATTAAGGATGTAGGTGGCGTGGTATCAGGGACCGAGCACCCAACAGGCGGGGGCCGTCGCGGTCGAAGGAGCTCGAACGAACACAAGCATCCTGGGCAGAAACTTAGTACCCCCGACTATCAGTCCGTATGCAAAAGAATTAAGCGTTAGGTGTTCGATCGTTCGTAAAGGGGCACCGAGCTAAGTTTATGCTACGTCTGTTGGTCTTATCCTCCGCATGTCTCACAGTCGTTTAGAACGGGGAAGACGCCTTGATACGtacctctctctcttttttcGCGTGACATGACACTGCCCAAAACGACAAGTCCCAGGGTCCCCACACCACAAGATCCTCTTGGTGCTACCGCGAGACCggtggcgccgtcgctgcggcgcgggacGCGGACTCGGGGCTCGTGCCCTCCAGCGGCAGAGGCGTCAAACGTTTTGGCTAGGCGGGCGGAACGGCTGTGCCACGGTTTCTCCCCTCCGGCGCGTGCCGCTCGGCGAGACTCTGGTTTCCCTGCCTAGTCAGTTGATGGGCACCCTCCCCATCGCGTCACACAGGCTTGATAGGCAGAGTaggtgggcggcagcgcgcatACGGCTCCTCGGGTCGACTTTCTCTCACCCGCACATCCAACAACCGACGAATCAAGGATCTCGTCACATCTCGGATGGCGCCCGACGAGTTGGGTTGCGGCGGGAGGACGATCCGGGGCTGGGGTACCCCTGTCGACGCGGCCCAGACGGGCATGGCTGGGCCAGGGGCTTCCCTGTGCTTGGGAAaggttttttttcttccccttcGGCTTCTCGCAGTCGTCgtgttgcttgcttgctttcttTCCCCTTTCACCCTGCATGGGGCTGAGAAGCCGATGTGTCGTCAATGGTGGCGGGAGGGGAAaggggccgcgggcggcactGCCAACGTCTGGCCGAAGCCGCGTTGCTTCAGGTTCTCGATGAAGGGGTACCCCGTGGCTTGTCcagcggcaccaccgcccgtGGAATGGATAACCGCAGAATTGAGCCGTCGTGCAAGCTCTCGAGTCAGGCCATGCATGGCATTGCCGAGTTGGATGTTGTGTAGCGGTAGTTAGCGGCTGCGTTGGAATGACTCCCCTGGAATTGGTCTGCAGCGCCAATGCACGTAGAAGGGCTGTGCAAGCAGGGCAATTTAGATCCATGGCACCACAGCCTCGAAGAGTTGAAGCATCGAGCAGCAGGACGATCGTAGGTAGCTGTCCACATGAAGCCGGCGTCACCTGCCCGGACGCATGGCGCCCGTGCCAGTGAAGATAGTGGAGTTGGCTCTGAGTAAGAGCCTCAGACGGGAGGGGGCAGAGCTCCAGCTGCCAGCCCAGGAGATGGGGCGGCTCCAGTGCACTGGCCAGGGGCAGCTCCACTGTCAGGAGCTCGCTCTCCCAGCCACCGGTCCCGTCCAACCATCGATCCTACCCTTTTGGCGCTCTTCCGCCTTGGCCTGACGTCCATGCCGTAGGTTTGCTTTGCTTCTCAGTGTCTgccgacagacagacaatTCGACGCCACGAACGCTCGACCTTGGATAGTCCGTCCTGGTTCTGTCAGCACCCGCGCGCTGCGAtcctcttccttcttcgGCCCCCCCTTGCGTGGCTGCCACCCATCATCCTTCCTCATTCGCTTTCAGGCAGCCTCCAACGCAACCCGCACATACCAGAGCTCCCTCTTTGGCTGCCCTTGGTTGTCTCGGCCCGCGGTCCGCCATTGAGAGCTGCCCGTCCTGGCCTGTTTGGTTTGCCCATCTACCTGCGATCCAATcggtgctgtgctgggctTGTTTTGAAACAGAGAAGACCAGACGGGCAAGGGGAGAGACTGACCTTGCATCAACACCGTCGCAAGGGAGACGCCCCGGCTTTGCCTCTCCCACTTCAGCGTCGCTCTCGCTTTCTGTCCGGCTGGAAGTCGAACTTGCGTGCCAATACGACTCGAGATTCCCCGCGTTCCCTGCTGCCGACCTGCAGCTCTTGATCTTGGACAGATCGTGCATGCGACGACGCCTGAGAGATATGCAGTGAAACAACACGCCTGCTGCTTGGCAAACAAATCGCAATTGGCCATCAAGCCTCGCGAGAATCAGACACCCGGGAGACGCCTCGACGACTCACGTCTGACTTGATCTGGGTGTCTTGGAGAGACAGCTCGGCTCACCACCATCGCTGGGGCTGGAACCCCTGATACCCGTTTCCGATGCACGCCGCTTCCTGAACAAATCGACAGGCATCACCACCCTTCTGtcctgcagctcgccgtGTCCGTTTTGTTCCTTGCTTTTTCCCCCGACTTCCGCACTGGCTCCCAGATGAGACTCGATCTGCTCGGCTCCTCCACCTGCAATCTGCCATCTGAACACCTTCCCCGCGACCGAGACCTATCCGACCTGAACGACGGACAGCCGGACCTGAAGGGGCCGGCTTCCCGTTGCTGATTATCAACATGGAGGGTCCCAATTCGTATCAACAACCTCGCCGGGCCTCACGACCTTCATACCCCCGCGCCCCTTCAAGGCCCACGAGCGCGAGCAACTCTCGCCTGACGGCATCTCACAGCGTCGGCAGTTCCATCTCCCACGTCGCGGTGGGAGGCCCTCCGCCGACCCATGCACAGCCCGCACCCCGTCtccaccacacacacaaccTTAAGCAGTCCAGTCTGTCaccgcggccgtcgtcgtctagAGGCGTGGCTCACCCGTCGCGGCAAGAGACGCCCGACTCGGCGCGACACAGAGCCATGTCCTCGTTCCTCCAGGAGAAGCTGCAGCGAGAGAGGGCGGAAAATGAGCGAATAtccttctccgcctcgcTGTCCAGGACAGATATGAGTGCATCTGTGGACGTCAGCCGCGCGGTATACAACTCACCGTTCCGGCCGCCTCAGGAGTCCGAAGGGGGTAGGCCCCAGTCGagtgccggcgtcgagccgaGACGAAAAGGTCTTGGGGTCAAGGAGATGGAGCAGGTACGTTTTTAGATAGAACTCGTCACGAAACTCTGCTCACATCACGTACAGGTCGTGTCTAATCTCCATAAGCAAAACTTTGATCTTAAGCTCGAGCTATTTCATCGTCGGGAACGGCAGAGTGCATTGGAGGAACGCCTCGATGGGCTGGAGTCTGACCGGAAGCAGATGGAGGACGTCAACGACAAGCTGATGGAGGAGCTTGAAAAGCGagacaaggccgtcgaggaagccgTTGCCATGATCCTCATGCTCGAAGCCAAGGTCAACCAACTCCTCCAGGAGCGAGAGATGGTGCAACAGGTCGAGAGACAAGACTTCTTTTGCGCTCGCGATTACGACCTGCGCTACGACAACTCGGCCATGCAGACGCCGAAGCGTCACGATCCACGGTCAGATCCTGACGTAAAGGTAGTCACTCGGATGCCGAGCTTCATCTCTGAGCCCAACGGCAACACCGAAAACCTACGAAACGTGTATCTCGGCGCCAAGACAGGTGGCCCGGCCCTACCGCGAGTCACCGAGGGATCCCCAGAAGCGGACCACCAGGCGCTGGGAAGCCCGACCCTCAGCGTCTTGAGCGAAAGCTCCTTCGTCAGTGTATACGGACAGAAGCCAAGCGGCAAGGAAGCAGATCTTCTACCGCCCGCTCGCATCGATGAGCCGCTGACGCTGGACGGTCTCGATGCCGGGCTTGTCACTCGCCGCGAGGAGATGCCTGCTCCGAGGAGAAGGGCCGCCTCGGTCACTAAGGCAACAAGTGGTTTCAGGCCCCCTCCTCGATCAAGCACCGCGGTTCCTTTCCAATCCATGTCAGGGGTCGTTGGCTACGACTCTCCTCTTCAGCGCATTGAGAGACTCGACTCGAGCTACACCAAAAAGGATGGCATCTCGTCACAAAGCCAAGGACGCACAATCGAGTCACAGTTTGCCCCGCCGAAGTCGACGGCACGGAAGCAGACAAAGGAAGAAAagcgcgaggcgctgcggagAGTCATGACGGATGCGCCTGGCGGCGTCCGTCTCCACGATCAAGGACTTCCTCCGACCCCCGACACGATATCGACGTCGACCCTGCATCGTTTTAAGAACTCGCACGAGACACTGTCGCAACCGCCGGAGGTTTGTCAGGACGAGGGGAGCCACGGCGTTTCACTACACTCGATCTCTCAGGAGCCCAAGTCGGCCGAGCCCGCGTCTGGTGTGCCACTGGGAGATGGCTCGTCTCTCAACGCTTCCGATAAAATGAGGAGCGTCAGTGCCAGCTCGTACGCGAGTtaccagcaccagcagcacgcacaGCGCCCCCGTTCGGCAGGCGAGTCGGTTGTTTCACGCAGAGAGGATAACGGCTGGGATagtgacgacgacaactcGGACGCCCGTTCACTACAGTCGAGTCTGGATATTTGGCTACGAGAGAGTTCGAAGCCCGCGAAGAGGGACGCCAGCGGTCGACGAGTCTCCCCAGATCTTTTCAGCTTCCCGAATAGTACTGCTAAGGGCGGCTGGGCTGTGGATTCTATGCTGGGCCCCAGCAACACTCATCCTGGAGGCCCAAATGCTCCTGCCGGCTACGATCACGTACAGGACTTGCTCGCGGTACAGAACCAACTCTTTTCGTCTTCCACTGGcccgcccccaccaccaAATAGGAGATCCAGCCTCCACGCAACCACCGGCTCGCGGTCCGACTCGCTAAAGGCGTCGTCCAGCAACAGCCCCTCGCTCAAGGATAACTGGAGAAGCTCGCCCAAGACTCGCGGCAAGCACAGCACGAAGAATAGTGAAGACCTCCGAAGCGGTGACGAGGCCAAGACTCCCGTTCAACAGaagccgcggcagccgcccCCGGAGGCAGGCAGTGACCAAAAGCGCTATCCCCCGATCACGGGTCACCAAGGCGCCCGAGCGGGTCTCAACAGGCTGTTTAGACGATCCatcggcagcagctcctcaaATGCCCCACCACCGGAGCCGGCGTCTTCGGCGAACAGCGTCGCCGAATCCTCATCCAGTGAGACTCGGACGCAGAATCCTATGGGCGTCCCTTCGTGGGTGCTGCGCAACTGCCCGATCGAGGACGAGCGTTCTGGAGCGACGCCCCCGCCCATTATGCTCAACCCCCGCCAGGGACGACGCAGCACGCTCGACTCTACTGGGGACAAGGATCGACCTGTATCCCCCACGCCGGCTGAAGCGTTAGACAAGACGACTGTGGATGCACAGACTCAGGAGGAAAACGGTGAAGCGAAGCCacaggccagccagcaggatgaaggcggcgccggcacagGTGGACAAGGCGCACCCACGGGAACGGGAGCACGACGAAAGTGGCTGCCGTTTGGCCGGAACAACAACGCGAAGAATAAGACGGGCTAGGGACTGTGCAATCTTCGAGGCTGAAGTCCCGACGGCAGCCCGCAATGCCAGATGGGACCGGGAACGACGGAATGGCATCAGGGAGCGATGGACGGGCACGGTGACGAGAAAGTGGGCGAATCACGCAGGCGGATTGGCTCTCGCACTGATTATTAGGATTGAGACGTCGCGACCGAGCCTCGATGAGCGGAGGCTCGGAATCGTCGCGTTGCGTGTTTGGAGTTTTGAATGGAGTTGGAGGCTTGGGCATCGAGACTGAGGCAGGTATAACAAACACAGTAGCCCTAGACTGAAGTAGCGACTCGCGGTCGCATTGCCAGTGCATGATGCCGCCTGTTATAGGCCCGCGTATGTGACGCACTTGGTGGCGCTAGCCTCACGTGTTGGACGCACCGCTGGCAAAGACGAGTTCAATGTTGGCAAGAACAGCCCTGCCAATCTTCTCCATACTTGCCTACTTTGTACTACAACCAAGCAGACGGGACCATGAGCACAGGGCAGGACAATACCCGTGCGGGGCGTCGTCAACAggatggtgggtggtgaTGTGGGCAGCCATGAATTCAGGGGTAGCGCGCACCGCGGTTTGTTCGAGCTGGGCTTCCAGACAGGCTCAAAGCAATCAAGGCCAGACAGAAATCACGCACAAGATCAGGCAGACAAAGACAAGGCGCCAGAAAAGGACTTTATTGCCTACATGGTACCAGGCGAGCTGGACCAGATCCCAAAAACCTCCTAATTAGAAGCGCCGAACAATGCAGACCACCCCCAGCAGTGTGAGTCCATGATCAACTGAGAGATCCCAAAGAGACAGCACGAGACAGCAAATAAACCCGCTCAAGCCCAGTCCCAAGTGCCCTGAACACGGCCGAGTCCCTTGTCGCCAGTGAGCGACTCAAAGGCAGAGGGCGAAAGGTCGAGGTCGTTCTGACCGCAACCAGCGCAGCGATCGACAACGCGGACAGTGACCGACTTGTCCTTGTAGGAGACGCGGATGTTGCGGCCACAAGGTCTCTGGCCGTCGAAGATGGAGGCAGAGATAGccacgatggcgtcgccatcgccgttgtGCTCGCCACAGGCGCCAAGGCCAGGGTTGAACCAAGTGAGAGAGCCGCTCTCGCTGCGAGTGGCAACCGAAGGAGAGTTCTCAACGGCAGGAGCCGCAAGGGTAGTGAGCGCCATGATGGCAACGGTGGTGATGGAATTGAAAGAGACCATTGTGACTGCTGAGTCTGAAACGGACAGACAAAGTCAGAAGCCGACCGAAAAGGCAAAAAGGAAGGGCTTGATGGCGAGAAAAGCACAGGAAGACAAGGAGAACGTGACAACGTACCTGAGACAGTTGGCGATGCAGAAGATGCAGAGTGATGATCCGAAGATGGATGGTACAGAGCTTTGTTGCGCAGAGGCAAAGTTGTCTGAAAGAGAACTTGTCGAGAGTTTGAGAGTTTGGAAGATTGCAGAAGTGGTTGAACGTGATGGAGAGGAAGAGCAGctcgctcgaggaggaggaggggggcggtTTATACCAGTTCACGAGCGAGACGAGCTCGGTGCGACGGCCTGAGGAACCTGAGGCTGGCTACAATGAGAGAGCAGCTGCCGGAAGGTGCTCCAGGCAGCTGCGCGCCTTTGGGAAGGAGACGGCTATGAATCTACGTACAGACTTGGCGGGGAGGCGGTCGGGGTGGTCCGAGGAGTGGCCAACCCCCGTCAGGCACCCAGCGAGGGTCACCGAAAACAGAAAGAGCAGGTCGACTTAGGGGCACGGTCTCATCATGGGACCGTACCGCGGTCAGTCCTGTATTGTGATCTGAGAAGGAGCatctcgaggtcctcggctGATGTTCCAATCAGACAGGGGGAGCCCGTGTTCTGGCTGACAACAAACGTccggtgacggcggcaggccgagaAGAAAGGTCTTGGAGGTCAAGGGCTTGCGAACGGAGCAGCATGTTACCATGGTTGCGGAATTTGTGAGCAAGTCTGTACGTGAGGCCCTTGACGGAGAGGATGGTGGGGGGGCGTAGTTTTCCGCTGTGATGAACTAACAGCTGGAAACGCCGCTGAGCTCCCGACCCAGGTTCACCCTTTTGCTTCATGGAACCTGCAACGTCCTACCTTGGCACTTCAATGTACGGGAGTTCCCCTGACGCCCCCAACACTGATGATTTGTTGTTGCGCGTCACTGGTCGATCAGGCACAGAGCATCGCGACATGGGGTGGTGGGAGCGGAGTGCGAGATCGGATGGCTGCCGACTTCTTTACGCTTAGGGAAGGAGGCACAGAAGAGCCTTACACCCGAAGATGGAAGGAACCcagtcacacacacaccggTCATGGAAGAGGCGGTCAAGCAACAAAGGGCAGGAACCCCAAGAATGCCTTGGTCTGCCTAGTCCCCCTTTTGCAAACACCGAGTGGTTGAGCGGGATCCAGACTGTGAATAGGCGATGGAAAGTGCAGGTGCTCCTTTTGTTCACTTGATGTTTTGGCAAGAGGCTGCGGAAAAAGCCATCTCAGGCGACTTCGTCCGTCCGAGGCAATGTGGACTTGGGATGGTGGGGGACGCGTCAACGCGGGCGAGCTACGGACCGCTGGAGCGGGCTCCAAGTGACGAAACACGGTGCCGTGGAGGAAATGACCTTGCATCGGTGTTGCTGTAGATTGCATATATGATTGTCAGCGTGATTCGCACCGGGACGAGAGGAGCCGGGCTTTGACAAtagggcgcgcgcgcgaatTTTCGCCAGCGACCCGACTTGCATGGACGAGCATCGCGACGCCACCTGCACCTGTTGAAATGCTCACAGTTTGACGTGGAACAGTTTTTGTACGCCCTGCTCTACCGTGGCGATCACGAAATTCAAACAAGTACTGCGTCAGGGGCGCCAGCACGTCCAGGGGGAATCATCGCCACGTTGTCGTTCTTATAAGTGCGTTGAGGTCATGCCATTGTCGGAGTCGGTCCACGGGAAGGGTCCCCTCGCCAATTGCAACATCGTTGGTCGGGACAGGGTTCGCGTGGAGGCGGTTCGGGCGTTAatggtggaggcgggcgcaggggggggcggaACATGGCGAAGGGAAATGGACGCCGAGACAAACAGCCACAGCACCGAGAAACATGAGCTTCGATGCTTCGACACAATGAAGAAAGCAGACGACGCGAGACAATTGTTTCTGGCGCAGGGCCCGCGATGGTGGGTGACCATCAACCCAGTTTTTGTCGGTGGCTTTCttccgcccctccccccccctccatctcATGGCCGCTGGAGATTGCCGGATGCAGCCGCAcgccacaccaccaccactgtcGTTGCCCGAGTAGGCAAGCGCCTCAGGAACTCGAGCTTTCCGAGGGTGGGCCAGCTTAAATGTTGCGAAAAGAACAGGTTTGTTGGGTTGTCCGAATCATAGACCTGTTGGCCGTTGGCATGGGAGACTCGCATGGCACCAGTGCAGGCACGCGTTTATGCTTTGATGAGCGACCAGACGATGAAATTAGCGGCCAATAAATACTTTGTAATAAGGGATAGATTACCTGTCATTGCTCGTCCGAACTATTGACCTCTCGCTTGCTTGACCCTACCTATAGATAAGGTTCGGCGGTCGACTCGATGCGACCATCCTTGACCTGCGCCAGCGAGCGATGGTTCTGCCGCGCGACACGAGCCAAATCCTGCCCAGCGTGGGGCCGAACTCGAGTCACTTGGCACCTCTTGCTGCCCACGAGCCGTATGGCGTGCTAAACAAAACCAGAGTTGCACCGGGTGCCGCTACGAAACTCGCTCGCCATCTGATGAGCCCCCTAATGGCGGCGGAACCTTCGGCAGCACTGTCGCTCGTCTTGGCAGGCTCCAACTTTTGCGCAGATCCCATTTTGATCCTTTGCGCAACTCTGTCCACAAGACTTTGGGTCCCGACCTCAGTCAGTCATGCAATAATACAATAGCCCTCTCTATCTTATACGTCCCGTTCCCAGCACGGTGGCCTGCCGCGAAACAAGACCACCCCCCCTTTTGtctctgctgctggcgctgctgggaggGCCAATGCGCGAGGCACCAGGATCGACGACCTCTCCCTGCGAGTTTtaggcagcgcagcgccgccactaccgccgccgccgccgcctctcttCGCCAACGGGAGCGATGCGCGCCTCGCGagccaacgccgccttctggctggcttggctgtgCGTGGTCGTCTGGTGCTACTTCAACAACTACGACGATCCGTCGTCGATATTCTACGACAAGGCCAGGGCGTACCGGCAGCGCTTCTCCACCGTGCGGACGGCCGAAGTCGATCGTTTCCTCGCGCAGACGACTTTTGCGGCCCCCTCGTCGCGTtcccagcagccgctgctcTGCGTCGGCATTCCAAGCATCAACCGCACCACCGAGTCCTTTCTCGAGCACACCGTTGGCAGCCTGATCGACACGCTCA
Above is a genomic segment from Purpureocillium takamizusanense chromosome 2, complete sequence containing:
- the YOS9 gene encoding Protein OS-9 (COG:S~BUSCO:EOG09264C3V~EggNog:ENOG503NVH2), with amino-acid sequence MRRLNLALLATSRLCGARTPGFNVHSDLLAYPQYEVVFADGTISDKEAQSLLDRDSHQNPTYSADFSQPTAADSRDGNVADAPEDAPAYSYEVMNMTPHRYLCSIPVIQPPGPENQTANELAKAEEARELRRAAAHGWELLGELEESCLYFMSGWWSYSFCNNREIVQFHAMAAVPNGQPPRRDPHTQEFVLGRVPTIPATSERQGRQKPAQGPPVPAELQVKGDQRYLVQKLEKGTVCDLTGRERTIEVQYHCVPGMKSDRIGWIKEVTICAYVMVVNTPRLCQDVAFLPPEETKANPISCQLIADMDAPTQPLIDESNPAETDGTETTQKEGAKVKTGPTQGSEVTIGGVVVGGRKVLSSADEAGKPPVKLTPPRNFLSGQASKDRIIEIVVHAASKADGGKITTLDAAELKKLDLKPDVVKEMTKQMQDIAGDSGWKLEIVELDGEDLRELRGYIDDDEGSETGKKKANAEKDGIKQGGSKKKAAKDDVPDAGEDKDEGSEERFFKEEL
- a CDS encoding uncharacterized protein (EggNog:ENOG503P76M~SECRETED:SignalP(1-19~SECRETED:cutsite=TLA-AP~SECRETED:prob=0.3617)~COG:O), with the protein product MVSFNSITTVAIMALTTLAAPAVENSPSVATRSESGSLTWFNPGLGACGEHNGDGDAIVAISASIFDGQRPCGRNIRVSYKDKSVTVRVVDRCAGCGQNDLDLSPSAFESLTGDKGLGRVQGTWDWA
- a CDS encoding uncharacterized protein (EggNog:ENOG503P3PJ); this encodes MEGPNSYQQPRRASRPSYPRAPSRPTSASNSRLTASHSVGSSISHVAVGGPPPTHAQPAPRLHHTHNLKQSSLSPRPSSSRGVAHPSRQETPDSARHRAMSSFLQEKLQRERAENERISFSASLSRTDMSASVDVSRAVYNSPFRPPQESEGGRPQSSAGVEPRRKGLGVKEMEQVVSNLHKQNFDLKLELFHRRERQSALEERLDGLESDRKQMEDVNDKLMEELEKRDKAVEEAVAMILMLEAKVNQLLQEREMVQQVERQDFFCARDYDLRYDNSAMQTPKRHDPRSDPDVKVVTRMPSFISEPNGNTENLRNVYLGAKTGGPALPRVTEGSPEADHQALGSPTLSVLSESSFVSVYGQKPSGKEADLLPPARIDEPLTLDGLDAGLVTRREEMPAPRRRAASVTKATSGFRPPPRSSTAVPFQSMSGVVGYDSPLQRIERLDSSYTKKDGISSQSQGRTIESQFAPPKSTARKQTKEEKREALRRVMTDAPGGVRLHDQGLPPTPDTISTSTLHRFKNSHETLSQPPEVCQDEGSHGVSLHSISQEPKSAEPASGVPLGDGSSLNASDKMRSVSASSYASYQHQQHAQRPRSAGESVVSRREDNGWDSDDDNSDARSLQSSLDIWLRESSKPAKRDASGRRVSPDLFSFPNSTAKGGWAVDSMLGPSNTHPGGPNAPAGYDHVQDLLAVQNQLFSSSTGPPPPPNRRSSLHATTGSRSDSLKASSSNSPSLKDNWRSSPKTRGKHSTKNSEDLRSGDEAKTPVQQKPRQPPPEAGSDQKRYPPITGHQGARAGLNRLFRRSIGSSSSNAPPPEPASSANSVAESSSSETRTQNPMGVPSWVLRNCPIEDERSGATPPPIMLNPRQGRRSTLDSTGDKDRPVSPTPAEALDKTTVDAQTQEENGEAKPQASQQDEGGAGTGGQGAPTGTGARRKWLPFGRNNNAKNKTG